Sequence from the Castanea sativa cultivar Marrone di Chiusa Pesio chromosome 12, ASM4071231v1 genome:
TTCTGACTCGTTTAACCCCAAAGCTAACTTGATTTCCTCCACCAAAACCACCCTATTCAACCTTTGCTCTGCATACAGTGGCCAACCAACCATTGGCACTCCACCCCACACTGCTTCAAGCACTGAGTTCCACCCACAGTGAGTCACGAACCCACCCACTGAGTCATGACTTAACACTGCCACCTGTGGAGCCCATTGTTTCACCACAACACCCTTCTCCTTGGTCCTTTCCAAGAAACCCTTTGGCAATAACTCATCCAAGTTAGGATCTTTTTCATTATCTGGTGGTGGATTTCTTAGCACCCACAAGAACCTCTGACCACTATTTTCTAACCCCACCGCTATTTCTTTCAACTGCTTAGCCGAAAACAATCCCAAGCTTCCAAAACATAGAAACACAACGCTTCGACTCGGTTGCGAGTTTAGCCAATTCAAACACTCGTCCTCTTCTCCATCTTGATTGCTTTCTGATAACAAAGGTCCAATACAGAAAATTGGTGGAGTTGGTCTCTCTAGGACACATAGTCCACCCGAGATTGCCTTGATAGCTTTTGTTTCCAGCAAGTCAAACGTGTTTACAAGAAGTCCATTTGATTTGGCCATGTGGTTTGCCGCGTTTAAAGAATAGTGGAACTCTTTAGAAGTACGATCTTTCCAAGGTTCGGGCAAGTCTGAAGGCTGGATAGGCGGTAAGCCAGGAATATCAAGAAGCGTATTACCGAGATCTTTCAAGCTTTTATCCACTTTCTTATGCAAAGTGGGGCGGTATAGTAATGCGGCTAGGTAACTTGCGCCACTTGTGA
This genomic interval carries:
- the LOC142618735 gene encoding anthocyanidin 5,3-O-glucosyltransferase-like, producing the protein MEDAIVLYPSPGRGHLISMVELGKLILKHHPSLSITILILSEPNTNTKPTAPNYVASSTTKYITTVNSTTPSISFHHLPPISEVPPSTSSLVELNYLIPRFNNQNLHQILKTISQTSKLKAFIIDFFCDAAFEVATNLDIPTYYFFTSGASYLAALLYRPTLHKKVDKSLKDLGNTLLDIPGLPPIQPSDLPEPWKDRTSKEFHYSLNAANHMAKSNGLLVNTFDLLETKAIKAISGGLCVLERPTPPIFCIGPLLSESNQDGEEDECLNWLNSQPSRSVVFLCFGSLGLFSAKQLKEIAVGLENSGQRFLWVLRNPPPDNEKDPNLDELLPKGFLERTKEKGVVVKQWAPQVAVLSHDSVGGFVTHCGWNSVLEAVWGGVPMVGWPLYAEQRLNRVVLVEEIKLALGLNESEDGLVSAAELEKRVKELMDSELGTEVRESVSGLRDEAVTAVKEGGSSHVALAKLAELWRQN